The Sciurus carolinensis chromosome 18, mSciCar1.2, whole genome shotgun sequence region AACCCAGGCTCCCCCGCTTCAGGGGTGCCCTCACCACCCACCCTGCCATGACTCACCTTGGCCAGCTTCTCCCCATCCTCCCTTTTCACAACACGTTCCTGAGCAGAGTCCACCTGGCCCAGGCACAGGTTTTAGGTGATAGGGCCCATGGCTTGGCCACCCATCCCCTCACCTGCCTTGTCTTGTAGACTGGAGAGGGCAGGACAGGCTGCCCACCTTGTTTCCCAGCAGCATGAGCACCGCGTTGTGCTGGGCATACTCCTGGATCTCACTCAGCCAGGCCTGTGGGGAGAGCTGGGGGCTGGTGCTCTGCACACCTTACCATTTTGGAAACTTGGCTCCTCTAGGCTATACCTTGTGGAATGCCTGTTTCCAAAAAGCTCCCATGTGGTGAGCAGAGGAGCCCACCTTAAAAGCGCCTAGTCCAGAGTTCTGACAGCTCACTTTAGCTCATACTCAACCTGGGCTACCATGACCCCTGGAGAGGCTTATCACTTCCCTTCCCTGTTGTTAACAGGGTCCTAAAGATTCTAGGCCCATGCCTCCCACCAGGAAGGAGGCCACTGACCTGGATGTTGTCAAAGGAGGCCTTGTTGGTGACGTCATAGAGTAGCAGTAGTGCTGGGGACAGATGACAGTAATGATACCCCTGGGGCACAGTGGCTCCCTGTTAACCACATCCTGCTCAAGTGCCCCTAGTTGGCACATGTGAGCATCTCCCCTGGAGCAGGTGTCCACTGGCCCTCTTACACCCTCTTGAGCTGGTCACCTATAGATCCCATCTCAGTTCCCAGGGGGTTGGTCCCTTGTCCATAGACTCACCATGAGCATCCCGGTAGTAGGCATGAGTGACACTGCGGAACCGCTCCTGGCCAGCTGTGTCCCAGATCTGTGGCAACAGGCACTGGTCATGCCGCCTACCTCCTTCCTGGTATCCCCTGCCCTCAACTTGCCCCTCCCTGGTCAACTTACCTGCAGCTTCACCTTCATGCCATCCACATCCAGAACTTTATTCTGAAACAGAACCAACTCAGTGCCACCCTCTGGCCTGGGGACTTCCAAGAGTgagggggcaggggacaggggtgGGCAGTGCAGCCAAGGCTGAGCCCAGGCTCACTGTCCTGCCCCTTGCTAAATCTGTAAGTCATTCTTGAGCATTGCCCACCCCACACCACCTCCtggttctcttcctcttcctgaagGTCCCAGGTGCTCCCTGCTTCCTAGCAGAGCCCCCAGCTCCTGTTCAGATAGGGGCCCTGATGAGCTTATAGGTTGCCACTATTCTTTGCCTACCAACTCTACTGCATAGGTTTCCCTGAACCTGCAAATTCAGCCTGTCCCCTGCCCTCCGAAGAGTGTCCTAGACATTGTTCTTGCTTAGAGCCACTCATACTGACATCTGAAGTCATCTATGGTATTACCCCAAGCCTGTTCACTGTGCCTGTTTTCCCATCTGCAAATGGAGATAGGAGGGTGCCCATCCCATAGTTGCTCCCATAAACTTAAGAGCTATTCTATATGTGCACTGAGAACTATGTTCAGCCCAGATAAAGggctagtttttgtttttaagcctCTCTCCCAGCTGGGCATGGTCCTGTAATCAggtactcagaaggctgaggcaggaggattgcaagttcaaggctaaacTGGGCAGTTCAGCAAAACTCTGTGTCTCAaaatacagtgtgtgtgtgtgtgtgctggggattaaacccaggagtgctctaccactggactacatccccagcccgtttttattttgagacagggccttactacgttgcctcaaacttaccatcctcctgtcttggcctttgagatgttgggattacaggcatgtgtcactacatgacttcaaaataaaacttaaaaggcTAAGATTGgtcatgtagttcagtggtagagtacccctgggttgaatccccagtactggggggaaaatttttttttccccctccattcTGGGACTCTTAACTCTTCCTGTCTGGCCTAGTGCTATAACCATAGAGCCCCAAACTGTGCTTAGTATACAGTAGGTACCAGTGTGTGTGTGGCTGACAGTGCTCCCCAGCTGGGTCTTCCCAGTTCAGGACTAGACACGAGGGTGCAAGCGGCCCCACCCCAGGCCAAGAAGAGGGTTAACCACAAGCTGAGTCCCTGGATGGCTGGAACTGGTACCACCTCCTCTCAAGCTCCTGCTATCAGGGTGCTTCTGGGTCTCCAGGGAACCAGGCTCAGCCATCTGTGCTGGGGAGAATACCTAGCCTTCCCCGTCACCCTGAACAGGGACGCAAACCAAATGGCCTCACTTCCCTCATTGCCCCAGAGCCAAGAGTGGAGGGGGGAGGGAGGCTAGGACAGGCAAAGGACCAGCTGCCCACACACAATGCCCCTTCTAGCACCTCAGCCCTTCACCACCCATCTGGGTACAAAAACGACTCCCCAGACTAGAGGAAGCCCCCCTTTCCTGTCTGCATAAtgggcctcccagcctcctgctAACTAGGTCTAATTAAAGtgtgagaaaaatgcaaattcagGATTTGCCAAGAACACACCAGCACCTCAGCACGTGGGATTCAGACTGGTGGGCAGAGGTGGGGGCTCTAATGCTGGAGCCCACAGATCTGTGCTTGGGGTGCTGGGAGGTCCCCATACCCAAAGGCAGGAACCTCTCCCCCAAACAAGCGCTGTAGACACCTCCCAGGGCCTGGGCAAGTACTCAGCACCTCCCATATCCTTGGGCGCCCTCTTGTATAGTGGGACAGCAACGCTGACCTCCTGAGGGACATGGATCAAGTTGTTTCTGACTGCTGCCACCATGGGACACAGGATGTGGCAACAGGGCAGTGCCAGCCTCTGGCACAGGGGTCCTGTCTCTGCTTCAGTTAGATGCAAACACTACCTCAGGCATTGGATGACTTGGTGTAAGGTGTCTCCGTCACAACCATCCTCTCTGGGAATGCCACCTCCTAAGCCCCTGGATACCATGGAGAAGACAGAACCAGCTGCCTGAGGGTACTGGGAGGACTCAGCCGATGTGGCGGAGCCAGGGCTGTCACTGGGATCCTGGGTCCCTTAGAGGCCTGAGCCCTCCCTGCTGGCAGAGCATCCGTCTCCACTCACCCGGAAGTCAATGCCCACAGTGGAGATGAAGGTCCCTGCCAGGAAAGCACCATCCTTGAAGCGCACAAGCAGGCAGGTCTTCCCCACGCCTGAGTCCCCCACCAGCATAACCTACAGCAGGTGGAAGGGTCCAACGTGTCAGGCCTGGGGTAAAGGGGACAGGCACGCTGTTCCACCCAGAGGGGACTCGTGGTCTGCCCTGAGCTGACCTGGTCAGAGAGGGGTTGCAGGTGAGGGGTAGGAAAGGAGGGGGATGTCCTAGGCCTGCGGGGCCTGGGGAGACGCAGTAGCTAGGATTCCCCCATTGGCCTGACCTGGACCTCCAGCTTCTGCCTCTGGTGGTAGTTGCAGTCCTCTCTTCCTGTCAGCAGTGCCCATTTCAGTCAGTGGCAGTGTGAGGGCAGTAGCCTCACTCAGAACCCTCCCTGTCACACCAGCCCACCTCAGACTACGTGCACCTACTTAATTTGAGAGGGCAGCATTTGAGGTCTAATGGGGAGCAGAGCCAGGGTGGT contains the following coding sequences:
- the Rab26 gene encoding LOW QUALITY PROTEIN: ras-related protein Rab-26 (The sequence of the model RefSeq protein was modified relative to this genomic sequence to represent the inferred CDS: deleted 1 base in 1 codon) — its product is MSRKKTPKSKGGSVPAASALPAANGPRQVRPGTAHPGSEAPPNGPPQFGRPSLGGGGDFYDVAFKVMLVGDSGVGKTCLLVRFKDGAFLAGTFISTVGIDFRNKVLDVDGMKVKLQIWDTAGQERFRSVTHAYYRDAHALLLLYDVTNKASFDNIQAWLSEIQEYAQHNAVLMLLGNKVDSAQERVVKREDGEKLAKEYGLPFMETSAKSGLNVDLAFTAIAKELKQRSTKATSEPRFRLHDYVKREGQGSSCC